The genomic interval AAGATCAGTATTTCACTTTGGAAAATCTTGCGAAAGAAAAGGGTTTTTCTAAGTCTGCAATTTTAGCTTTAGCTTTAGAAAATTATTCAAGAAAGGAATTAGAACAAAAAAAATAAGCGAAAACTCGGCTTGGGCAAGACGAT from Pediococcus claussenii ATCC BAA-344 carries:
- a CDS encoding ribbon-helix-helix protein, CopG family, with the translated sequence MATNKKRITVSLTEDQYFTLENLAKEKGFSKSAILALALENYSRKELEQKK